From a single Adhaeribacter swui genomic region:
- a CDS encoding carbohydrate kinase family protein produces the protein MILKKKYDVVVVGELNVDLIANGLSKFPEVGKEIIANQFVTTLGSSSAIFASNLSAFGTKVTFTGKVGNDNYGDFIVAALKARRVDVNNIVRTGKPDTGVTIVLNYDEDRAMVTYQGAMAAFNLGDIPDNVLEQARHLHLSSVFLQESLKKDIVLLFKKAKQLGLTTSLDPQWDPAEKWDIDWEKLLGYVDIFMPNQAELNAITNTTTIPAAIDVLKDFSNILVVKNGREGAILWTDNNLIHQPAFFNNSVVDSIGAGDSFNAGFIHAFLQGRTLKECMEFGALMGAINTTSSGGTMAFENMSKVKEIAKSSFDYTF, from the coding sequence ATGATTCTTAAAAAAAAATATGATGTCGTAGTTGTTGGTGAGCTGAATGTGGATCTAATTGCCAATGGACTCTCCAAATTTCCGGAGGTCGGAAAAGAAATTATTGCGAATCAATTTGTTACCACCTTAGGTAGTAGTTCCGCCATTTTCGCCAGTAATTTGAGTGCTTTTGGAACGAAGGTAACCTTTACAGGTAAAGTTGGAAATGACAATTACGGTGATTTTATCGTTGCCGCTTTAAAGGCGAGAAGGGTAGATGTAAATAATATTGTTCGCACCGGTAAACCAGATACTGGTGTTACCATAGTTCTTAATTATGATGAAGACCGGGCAATGGTAACGTATCAGGGGGCGATGGCAGCATTTAACCTCGGGGATATTCCGGATAATGTATTAGAACAGGCCAGGCACCTTCATTTAAGTTCTGTTTTTCTGCAAGAAAGCCTGAAAAAAGATATCGTGTTACTTTTTAAAAAAGCAAAGCAATTGGGGCTTACTACTTCACTTGATCCGCAATGGGATCCGGCGGAAAAATGGGATATTGACTGGGAAAAACTTTTAGGCTACGTTGATATTTTTATGCCAAACCAGGCCGAACTTAACGCTATAACAAATACCACAACAATTCCGGCGGCAATTGATGTACTTAAAGATTTTTCTAATATACTGGTGGTAAAAAATGGCAGAGAAGGGGCTATTCTTTGGACAGATAATAATTTAATTCATCAGCCGGCATTTTTTAATAACTCAGTCGTAGATAGTATTGGGGCGGGGGATAGTTTTAATGCGGGCTTTATTCATGCGTTTCTGCAGGGAAGGACTTTAAAGGAATGTATGGAGTTTGGTGCCCTAATGGGAGCTATAAATACAACCAGTTCGGGGGGGACGATGGCATTTGAGAATATGAGTAAGGTAAAAGAAATCGCGAAATCTTCTTTTGACTATACTTTTTAA
- a CDS encoding class II fructose-bisphosphate aldolase translates to MTLKQKMQVLTDQKKGLLATNFYNLETLHGVLRAAASLQQPLILQLTRSSIEYMGLQTAVNMGRSALEAFGVEGWLHLDHGDSLELVRKCLDAGFDSVMFDGSELPIKDNIKLTAEAVKIAGEYGATVEGELGYVAKLGQSHVQQMFTSPEEASLFVEETGVDALAVAIGSAHGFYKEVPKLQLPLLSEIHAKTDAILVLHGSSGIPEDQVQAAISRGICKVNLATEIKNMFMKSLQALLRDTDEIDLRKVFPKATEKVTELVMEKLISVQNLKEYV, encoded by the coding sequence ATGACCTTAAAGCAAAAAATGCAAGTACTTACCGACCAAAAAAAAGGCTTACTTGCTACTAATTTTTACAACCTGGAAACGCTTCATGGCGTATTGCGGGCGGCTGCGTCCTTGCAACAACCATTAATTTTACAACTAACCAGAAGTTCCATCGAATACATGGGCCTGCAAACAGCCGTTAATATGGGTAGGAGCGCCTTGGAAGCATTTGGCGTTGAAGGATGGCTGCATCTGGACCACGGCGACTCCCTGGAACTTGTTCGCAAATGCCTGGACGCCGGCTTTGATTCCGTTATGTTTGATGGCAGTGAATTGCCTATTAAAGACAACATAAAATTAACGGCAGAAGCCGTGAAAATTGCAGGCGAATACGGTGCTACCGTTGAAGGAGAGCTTGGTTATGTTGCTAAATTAGGCCAGTCTCATGTTCAACAAATGTTCACCAGCCCGGAGGAAGCCAGCTTATTTGTGGAAGAGACCGGTGTAGATGCCCTGGCAGTTGCTATTGGGTCTGCCCACGGATTTTACAAAGAAGTGCCGAAACTTCAATTACCACTGTTATCAGAGATTCACGCAAAAACTGATGCTATTCTGGTTTTGCACGGCAGTTCCGGTATCCCCGAAGATCAAGTACAGGCCGCCATTTCCAGAGGCATCTGCAAGGTTAATTTGGCTACCGAAATAAAAAATATGTTTATGAAAAGCCTGCAGGCCCTCCTGAGAGATACGGATGAAATAGATTTAAGAAAAGTATTTCCAAAGGCAACAGAGAAAGTAACCGAGTTAGTTATGGAAAAACTAATTTCGGTTCAGAACCTGAAAGAATATGTTTAA
- a CDS encoding DMT family transporter: MNKGKNWISFVVIHVIFMGVWGALIEIPEKNGFPATLGYVVWALTMILAAIFALAINRWQLEHDKRSILLGTGAGIMGAGGQLVLFFTLKIAPAYLVFPLLSLTPVITILLAVIILKEKTGRLGWLGIVAALIAVLLLSYQPPGDSTVKGYLWMVLTAIPLLAWGVQGYVLRFANETMKAESIFFYMALGSVLLIPFALYMTDFSQHINLGIKGPYLAAVVQILNAFGALCLVYAFRFGKAIIVAPMTTALSPVLTVILSLTIYAFIPHPVIITGMVLAIISALLMAAEETKVEETKESKAIKLKEV, encoded by the coding sequence ATGAACAAAGGAAAAAATTGGATCAGTTTTGTAGTTATCCATGTAATTTTTATGGGCGTGTGGGGTGCGCTTATCGAGATACCTGAAAAAAATGGTTTTCCGGCCACCCTGGGCTATGTGGTATGGGCCTTAACCATGATTCTGGCGGCAATTTTTGCCTTGGCCATAAACCGCTGGCAACTCGAGCATGACAAGCGTTCTATTTTACTGGGCACCGGTGCCGGGATTATGGGTGCAGGCGGCCAATTGGTTCTTTTCTTTACCCTGAAAATAGCACCGGCCTACCTTGTTTTTCCATTACTTTCCTTAACTCCGGTTATTACCATTTTATTGGCGGTAATTATATTAAAAGAAAAAACAGGGCGCTTGGGATGGCTGGGCATAGTTGCGGCCCTTATCGCGGTTCTGTTGCTCTCCTATCAACCTCCCGGCGACAGCACGGTTAAGGGTTATTTATGGATGGTTTTAACGGCTATACCCTTGCTGGCCTGGGGAGTTCAGGGTTACGTTTTGCGCTTTGCCAACGAAACCATGAAAGCCGAGAGCATTTTCTTTTATATGGCCCTGGGCTCGGTTTTACTTATTCCGTTTGCCTTATACATGACTGATTTCTCGCAGCATATTAATCTGGGAATAAAGGGACCTTACCTGGCAGCGGTAGTTCAGATATTAAATGCTTTTGGTGCTCTTTGCCTGGTGTATGCCTTTAGGTTTGGCAAGGCAATAATTGTAGCCCCCATGACTACTGCCCTTTCCCCAGTACTGACAGTGATCCTCTCATTAACTATTTATGCCTTTATACCCCATCCGGTAATTATTACCGGCATGGTACTGGCCATAATCTCGGCACTTTTAATGGCTGCGGAAGAGACTAAAGTGGAAGAGACTAAAGAGTCAAAAGCAATAAAATTGAAAGAAGTATAA
- a CDS encoding S9 family peptidase translates to MRETENKETGNLIFHINDIFEIRTLSGIKISPDGSKIVYVKTVSDLNHNTRQDYIVLTSTSDNKSEILTQGSSPVWSPDGLSIAYHASQNGSSGIWIYSLQDHTTRFLTEVYESSYFINHLTQTDFCWSPDGQYIAYVSTVPPTVPEAQDNQIMVVNRLLYKTKGGWGRPFFADAYTSHIWIIPVKGGEPQIITPGDYNEHSISWSPDSTQIVFISNHTADPDNNQNCDLWTVSIQTKKIEKLTNHAGTAFQPAWSPDGKYIAYLATTSAISTNDSPADDTQLYIVPATSGSPQCLTQTLDRRIENIQWHPLGDWVYFTAGNQGSTSLYRASISTGEIEKILAGNSQVQEYSLTADGDALAYILTDITHPSEIFLKKTSEPSPIQITDENKDLLDKWALQEVKEFWFNSFDGTPVQGWLMPPCSLQDSKKYPLILVIHGGPHNMFGYSFDPFMQLLAAHGYGVLFMNPRGSSGYGQAFSRGTVLNWGGGDYKDLMLGLDYAVATNSWIDEGNLGVTGQSYGGYMTNWIITQTNRFKAAVVDGGISNLISFAGTSLYHSLMESEFNGSVYNNFPLLWQWSPLRHVKNVKTPTLFLHGTKDNEVPVTQAEEMYVALKKLGVTASFVQYLEEGHGWRPDLQPKSRYDLYSRVLNWFDEFIKS, encoded by the coding sequence ATGAGAGAAACGGAAAATAAAGAGACGGGTAACCTTATTTTTCATATTAATGACATATTTGAAATTCGCACTCTAAGTGGTATCAAGATTTCTCCTGATGGCAGTAAAATCGTTTATGTAAAAACTGTAAGCGATTTAAACCACAACACCAGACAAGATTATATTGTATTAACATCTACTTCCGATAACAAATCAGAGATTTTAACCCAAGGATCTTCCCCAGTATGGTCGCCGGATGGTTTATCTATTGCTTATCACGCATCCCAAAACGGAAGCTCCGGAATATGGATTTATAGTTTACAGGATCATACAACCCGTTTCCTAACAGAAGTGTATGAATCATCTTATTTTATTAATCACCTAACCCAAACAGATTTCTGCTGGTCGCCGGATGGACAGTATATCGCCTATGTAAGTACCGTTCCTCCTACTGTGCCGGAAGCCCAGGATAACCAGATTATGGTGGTAAACCGGCTGCTTTACAAAACAAAAGGCGGATGGGGCCGGCCATTTTTCGCGGATGCGTATACGAGCCATATTTGGATTATTCCTGTTAAGGGCGGCGAACCGCAAATCATAACTCCGGGGGATTATAACGAACATTCTATATCGTGGTCTCCGGACAGCACCCAAATAGTGTTTATCAGCAATCATACCGCTGATCCGGATAATAATCAAAATTGCGATTTATGGACCGTTAGTATCCAGACAAAAAAAATAGAAAAACTTACAAACCATGCGGGTACCGCCTTTCAACCTGCCTGGTCGCCGGACGGGAAGTATATTGCGTACCTGGCCACGACAAGCGCCATTAGCACAAACGACAGCCCGGCGGACGATACACAATTATATATCGTACCAGCAACGAGCGGATCGCCGCAATGTTTAACCCAAACCTTAGACCGAAGAATAGAAAATATCCAATGGCATCCCCTTGGCGATTGGGTTTACTTTACCGCTGGCAACCAAGGCTCCACATCGCTGTACCGGGCCTCTATAAGCACCGGTGAAATTGAAAAAATCCTGGCGGGTAATTCCCAGGTGCAAGAATATTCCTTAACTGCCGATGGAGATGCTCTGGCCTATATTTTAACAGACATTACCCATCCGTCTGAAATTTTCCTGAAAAAAACCAGCGAGCCTTCCCCCATTCAAATAACAGATGAAAACAAAGATTTGCTGGATAAGTGGGCCCTGCAGGAGGTTAAGGAATTCTGGTTTAATAGCTTCGACGGAACTCCGGTACAAGGCTGGCTCATGCCGCCTTGCTCTTTACAGGATTCAAAAAAGTACCCTTTAATCCTGGTTATTCACGGCGGTCCGCACAATATGTTCGGCTATTCTTTTGATCCGTTCATGCAGTTGCTAGCGGCGCACGGATATGGGGTGCTTTTCATGAACCCCAGAGGTAGTAGCGGCTATGGCCAGGCATTCTCAAGAGGCACTGTCCTGAACTGGGGTGGCGGCGATTATAAAGACCTGATGCTCGGACTAGATTATGCTGTTGCTACTAATTCCTGGATTGACGAGGGAAATTTGGGAGTAACCGGCCAGAGCTACGGCGGCTATATGACCAACTGGATCATCACGCAAACCAATCGCTTCAAAGCAGCTGTTGTCGATGGCGGTATCAGCAACCTCATCAGTTTCGCGGGCACCTCTTTGTACCATTCACTCATGGAATCGGAATTTAACGGGAGTGTTTATAATAATTTTCCCCTGCTTTGGCAATGGTCGCCGTTGCGGCATGTAAAAAATGTTAAAACTCCTACGCTGTTCCTGCATGGCACTAAAGACAATGAGGTTCCGGTAACTCAGGCGGAAGAAATGTACGTCGCCTTAAAAAAATTAGGAGTAACCGCATCTTTCGTCCAGTATCTCGAAGAAGGGCATGGCTGGCGGCCCGATTTGCAACCGAAAAGCAGATATGATTTATACAGCCGCGTGCTGAACTGGTTTGATGAATTTATAAAGAGTTAA
- a CDS encoding SusC/RagA family TonB-linked outer membrane protein: MCWSEPPGKALLVFWISCILILGVQSNTFAQQKTVTGTVKDERSAPIPGVTVLVKGASKGTTTDVSGKFNLQVSPDEVLVFSIIGYVSREVPVGNRTTIDVNMSEDMQNLSEVVIVGFGAEKKVNVIGSIETISTKEIKASPVGSVSNALAGRLPGLVVQQPQGEPGADAAQLLIRGRGTLGNSAPLIIIDGTEGRDINALNANDIESISVLKDASAAIYGARAANGVILVTTKKGAQGKPRIDYSMYQGLSKPTWLPKMTDAATYAQMVREMQTYDGVAEANLRYKPEDVEKYRSGEYPWTHPNTNWNDVTLRNFANTSNHNLSISGGTDRVTYYGGIGYFHSDGIYKRDANDFKRFNIKVNVDFNVNKYLTVGVALNEIQENRMSSSMDRETIFNVVNQGRPTDFAYWPNGQLATGSFGLGYHPAVISTLDYGFNDRKNLMSYNTLNASLKIPGVEGLALTTYYSYDVDFNKGKLFTQPLEGYTFNRAAYLAAGNTGKEDGSAFLTKISNNAPRTLENTNGNATRKLYHLQLDYAKTFNEAHNLSAFVAYEQFKNETNSTSAFRTGFVSSALPYLFAGGNQNKDNYETVGIDTRVNYFGRLSYNYKEKYLLQFTLRRDGSVRFSEESGRWGTFPSALAGWVISKEGFMQDKFVNFLKLKASWGRMGNDQVDPFQYLASYSFGTGGVYGTGLNYSNSLFQNVTPNPNITWEIANMTNVGFESAFFNDFFLNADFFYQRRSRILVARNASVPDFTGISLPNENFGIVDSKGLEVELGYQKGKSDVTYGITGNFTFARNKIVEFDEPKQVVEWQRRTGHPIGAILLHKSAGIFKNVDQVNSMPHVTGAIPGDVIIEDVNGDGQITADDRILFDQTSVPEITYAASLNVGYKAFRLSALITGVGTAWRQMLGSQQGLQGNYYQYQADGRWTPDNPNATKPRTPNGWQPYWRNNSFRTDMEYQNMEFARLKNVELSYTLPKKFQNTLKMANAEIYLSGQNLFLLYASQGIWDPEFSGNRDNYPIMKVYTIGARVSF, from the coding sequence ATGTGTTGGTCAGAACCACCTGGCAAGGCTCTTCTGGTATTTTGGATAAGTTGTATTCTTATCCTCGGAGTGCAATCGAATACTTTTGCGCAGCAAAAAACGGTTACTGGCACTGTGAAAGATGAAAGGTCTGCTCCAATACCAGGAGTAACAGTACTAGTAAAAGGAGCTTCTAAAGGAACTACTACTGATGTAAGTGGTAAATTTAACTTGCAGGTTTCTCCGGACGAGGTTCTGGTTTTTTCAATCATCGGGTATGTTTCCAGAGAAGTCCCTGTAGGAAACCGGACAACAATTGATGTTAACATGTCGGAAGACATGCAAAATCTTTCGGAGGTGGTGATCGTTGGGTTTGGAGCAGAAAAGAAAGTAAACGTTATTGGTTCTATCGAAACAATCTCCACAAAAGAAATTAAGGCCTCGCCTGTTGGTTCCGTGTCCAATGCTTTGGCCGGACGGTTGCCGGGTCTGGTGGTGCAACAGCCGCAAGGGGAACCGGGCGCTGACGCAGCGCAATTGTTAATTCGTGGTAGAGGTACCTTGGGTAATAGTGCACCCTTAATTATAATTGACGGCACCGAAGGAAGGGACATTAATGCTTTAAATGCCAATGATATTGAGAGTATCAGCGTTCTTAAAGATGCTTCCGCTGCTATTTATGGCGCCCGGGCGGCCAACGGTGTAATTCTGGTTACTACTAAAAAAGGTGCCCAGGGCAAGCCCCGAATAGATTATTCCATGTATCAAGGTTTATCAAAACCTACCTGGTTACCCAAAATGACGGATGCCGCTACTTACGCCCAAATGGTGCGGGAGATGCAAACCTACGACGGGGTTGCGGAAGCCAACTTGCGGTATAAGCCGGAAGATGTCGAAAAATACAGATCGGGCGAATACCCCTGGACCCATCCGAATACTAACTGGAATGACGTTACCTTGCGGAATTTTGCCAATACCTCTAACCATAACCTTTCTATTAGTGGTGGTACCGATAGAGTTACCTACTACGGTGGTATCGGCTATTTTCATTCCGATGGTATTTATAAACGGGATGCGAATGATTTTAAGCGGTTTAACATCAAAGTGAACGTTGATTTTAACGTTAATAAGTACTTAACGGTAGGAGTAGCATTAAACGAAATCCAGGAAAACCGGATGTCCTCGTCCATGGACCGAGAAACAATTTTCAATGTTGTTAACCAAGGCCGACCTACTGATTTTGCTTACTGGCCCAATGGTCAGCTAGCTACTGGTTCTTTTGGGTTAGGATATCATCCGGCCGTTATTTCCACGCTGGATTATGGTTTTAACGACCGGAAAAACTTAATGAGTTACAACACGCTCAATGCTTCTTTAAAGATCCCGGGTGTGGAAGGACTGGCTCTGACAACTTACTATTCTTATGACGTGGACTTTAACAAAGGGAAGCTTTTTACCCAGCCTCTGGAAGGGTATACCTTTAATCGGGCCGCGTATTTGGCCGCTGGCAATACTGGCAAGGAAGACGGCTCCGCGTTTTTGACCAAGATTTCAAACAATGCTCCCCGGACATTGGAAAATACGAATGGCAACGCTACCCGCAAGCTCTATCATTTGCAGTTGGATTACGCGAAGACCTTTAATGAGGCGCATAACCTGAGTGCCTTTGTGGCCTATGAGCAATTTAAAAACGAAACCAATAGTACATCGGCGTTCCGTACCGGTTTTGTCAGCAGCGCGCTGCCTTACCTATTTGCTGGTGGCAACCAAAATAAAGATAATTATGAAACCGTAGGGATTGATACCCGGGTTAATTACTTCGGAAGACTAAGTTATAATTATAAAGAAAAATACCTGTTGCAATTTACTCTACGCCGCGATGGTTCCGTGCGTTTTTCGGAAGAAAGTGGACGTTGGGGAACCTTCCCGAGTGCATTGGCCGGCTGGGTAATTTCCAAGGAAGGATTCATGCAGGATAAATTTGTTAATTTTTTAAAACTGAAGGCATCGTGGGGAAGAATGGGTAATGACCAGGTAGACCCTTTCCAGTACCTGGCTAGCTATTCGTTTGGCACGGGCGGCGTTTATGGCACCGGTTTAAATTATAGTAACAGTCTTTTTCAGAACGTAACCCCGAACCCCAATATTACCTGGGAAATTGCCAACATGACCAATGTTGGTTTTGAGTCGGCGTTCTTTAATGATTTCTTTTTAAATGCCGATTTCTTTTATCAGCGCCGAAGCCGGATTCTAGTGGCACGGAATGCTTCGGTGCCAGACTTTACCGGTATCTCTCTTCCGAACGAAAACTTTGGTATCGTGGATAGCAAAGGTTTAGAAGTGGAATTAGGATACCAAAAAGGTAAATCGGATGTAACCTACGGGATAACCGGCAACTTTACATTTGCCCGCAACAAGATAGTGGAGTTCGACGAGCCCAAGCAGGTAGTAGAATGGCAGAGAAGAACCGGACATCCCATCGGCGCCATACTGCTTCATAAATCCGCGGGTATTTTTAAAAATGTAGATCAAGTAAATTCAATGCCGCATGTGACCGGAGCCATACCCGGAGACGTGATTATTGAAGATGTGAACGGAGATGGTCAAATCACCGCCGATGACCGCATATTATTTGATCAGACGAGCGTTCCCGAAATAACCTATGCCGCATCGCTTAATGTAGGCTATAAAGCCTTTCGTTTAAGTGCTTTGATTACCGGAGTTGGAACGGCCTGGCGGCAAATGCTAGGTTCCCAGCAAGGTTTGCAAGGAAATTACTACCAGTATCAGGCCGACGGACGCTGGACACCTGATAACCCGAATGCTACCAAACCCAGAACCCCGAATGGCTGGCAGCCTTATTGGAGAAATAATAGCTTCCGGACCGATATGGAGTATCAGAATATGGAATTTGCCCGGCTAAAAAATGTGGAGCTGAGTTATACCTTGCCTAAAAAATTCCAGAACACCCTTAAAATGGCTAATGCCGAGATTTATTTATCCGGCCAAAATTTATTCCTCCTGTATGCCTCGCAAGGTATCTGGGATCCGGAATTCAGCGGCAACCGGGATAACTACCCAATCATGAAGGTTTATACCATAGGTGCCCGGGTTTCTTTTTAA
- a CDS encoding RagB/SusD family nutrient uptake outer membrane protein has protein sequence MKYSKIFIAVVGSLVFGMSSCHDILDITPVDRYTDAVLWEDINLSKAYLLDTYRGTGIGYRQYMVTGVSDESQIKFRENFYVRGDISPDNAAPWGLSSYLPGWNDHYKNIQKLNKFLDNVGRAVEAASADNKPSVQAQVDVLRGEALFLRAYAYSELARIYGGVPLLAKESQINQDFQSITRASFEETINFIVKDCDDAAALLLEKSRTEMGKATKAAALALKSRILLFAASDLTADGTAGSKFVGYTNPNRQVLWKAAQLAAKAVMDLPEVGLESFGAPDKEQVSNRMAAFFEKRDLASPEVIWGKMYSTIDGDINSMNGQNAPSGTGFATSTNPSQKLVDTYQMEDGSNFYEHFAVDNDVYRNISGKYKNENIYKNRDPRFYATILYDSALWNGRSVDIRTRVTIENGVETKRVFGYDTENSTYNAHNATVTGYSLRKLLIANLTDPLNRNNNAYIEFRYPEILLNYAEASIALGEISEAATYINMIRNRAGMPDFTGDITQALRYERQIELAFENQRWYDMRRWKILVPELTNVYGIKIDEVTNNGVISTTWKRFVTQTRVAVDRMLWIPIPRIEINKAPQLEQNPGYN, from the coding sequence ATGAAATATTCAAAAATATTTATAGCAGTAGTCGGCTCCCTCGTGTTTGGGATGTCTTCCTGCCACGACATCCTCGATATAACGCCGGTAGATAGGTATACCGATGCGGTTCTCTGGGAAGATATTAACTTATCTAAGGCTTATTTGCTGGATACCTACCGGGGTACCGGTATTGGTTACCGGCAGTATATGGTTACCGGGGTATCGGATGAGTCACAAATTAAATTCCGGGAGAACTTTTACGTGAGAGGTGACATCTCGCCCGATAATGCCGCCCCTTGGGGATTATCAAGCTACCTTCCGGGCTGGAACGACCATTACAAAAATATCCAAAAGCTGAACAAATTTCTCGACAATGTAGGACGGGCGGTGGAAGCTGCTTCCGCCGATAATAAGCCTTCGGTACAGGCTCAGGTAGATGTTTTGCGGGGCGAGGCCTTGTTTTTACGGGCGTATGCCTATTCGGAGCTTGCTCGCATCTACGGCGGTGTTCCCTTGCTGGCCAAAGAAAGCCAGATAAATCAGGATTTCCAGTCGATAACGCGGGCCTCTTTTGAGGAAACGATAAACTTTATTGTAAAAGATTGCGATGATGCGGCTGCCCTCTTGCTGGAAAAAAGCAGAACCGAGATGGGTAAAGCAACCAAAGCGGCGGCGCTGGCTTTAAAGTCTCGGATTTTGTTGTTTGCCGCCAGTGATTTAACGGCCGATGGCACTGCTGGTAGCAAGTTTGTTGGTTATACCAACCCAAATAGACAGGTGCTCTGGAAGGCGGCCCAATTGGCTGCTAAAGCAGTAATGGATTTGCCTGAAGTTGGTCTGGAAAGTTTTGGCGCCCCTGACAAAGAGCAGGTAAGTAATAGGATGGCTGCCTTTTTTGAAAAAAGAGATTTGGCAAGCCCTGAAGTGATCTGGGGCAAAATGTATTCGACTATTGACGGCGATATAAATTCGATGAATGGACAGAATGCGCCGAGCGGCACCGGATTTGCCACTTCCACCAATCCATCGCAAAAGTTGGTTGATACTTATCAGATGGAAGACGGCAGTAATTTCTATGAGCATTTCGCAGTGGATAACGACGTGTATAGAAACATTTCCGGTAAGTATAAAAATGAAAATATTTACAAAAACCGAGATCCCCGGTTCTACGCCACCATACTCTACGATAGCGCTCTTTGGAACGGAAGAAGTGTTGATATCCGTACCCGGGTAACCATTGAAAATGGGGTGGAAACCAAACGGGTTTTTGGCTATGATACCGAAAACAGTACTTACAATGCGCACAATGCCACCGTAACGGGCTATAGCCTTCGGAAATTGCTGATTGCAAATTTAACTGATCCGCTAAACCGGAATAATAATGCTTATATCGAATTCCGATACCCGGAGATTCTGTTAAATTATGCAGAAGCCAGCATCGCATTAGGGGAAATTTCGGAAGCAGCTACCTATATAAACATGATTCGCAATCGTGCGGGTATGCCTGATTTTACCGGAGACATAACCCAGGCCTTGCGTTATGAAAGACAGATTGAGCTGGCTTTTGAAAACCAACGTTGGTATGACATGAGAAGGTGGAAAATCTTGGTTCCGGAACTTACCAATGTTTATGGAATTAAGATTGATGAAGTAACAAATAACGGCGTTATTTCAACTACCTGGAAACGATTTGTTACCCAGACCCGGGTAGCCGTTGACCGAATGCTATGGATTCCGATCCCACGCATAGAAATAAACAAAGCCCCTCAACTGGAACAGAATCCGGGTTATAATTAA
- a CDS encoding gluconate 2-dehydrogenase subunit 3 family protein: MNRREAIRNIIVFTGGVTFLPAYAGSEGRASVALNNINISAQQEKLLAIIAATLIPKTDTPGADETGAHLFVLKMVDDCYEKADQDKFVGGLDQLEQAAQKRFGKSMLKCSVADRQKLLQEVENKDGFAPEVYAFYQIMKQRTIQGYMTSRYVLDNIKHYTIIPAVKYDGYHRIEN, from the coding sequence ATGAACAGAAGAGAGGCTATCCGGAATATAATCGTTTTTACGGGCGGGGTAACCTTCTTGCCTGCTTACGCAGGATCGGAAGGAAGAGCATCTGTGGCCCTTAACAACATCAATATTTCGGCGCAACAGGAAAAACTTCTAGCCATTATTGCTGCTACTCTCATCCCAAAAACCGATACACCAGGTGCCGACGAAACAGGCGCCCATCTGTTTGTCCTGAAAATGGTAGACGATTGCTACGAGAAAGCGGATCAGGATAAATTTGTAGGGGGGCTGGATCAATTGGAGCAGGCTGCTCAAAAACGTTTTGGAAAATCAATGCTAAAATGTTCGGTGGCTGATCGTCAAAAGTTGTTGCAGGAGGTAGAAAATAAAGATGGATTCGCGCCGGAAGTTTATGCCTTTTACCAGATTATGAAGCAACGCACCATTCAGGGGTATATGACCTCCCGGTATGTGTTGGACAACATCAAGCATTATACCATTATTCCTGCTGTTAAATACGACGGGTACCACCGGATTGAAAATTAA